From a region of the Pectobacterium aquaticum genome:
- a CDS encoding dienelactone hydrolase family protein, with the protein MKTDEQTTFTHLPQGLSPAVEPQTSSIITTDSVGIVASETTITSQGEQLPAYIARPANHDGPLPIVLVVQEIFGVHQHIQDVCRRLAKQGYMAIAPELYFRQGDPSQYDNIQRILTELVYKVPDTQVLSDLDRAANWAIKQGGDASKLAITGFCWGGRITWLYAAHNPQLKAAVAWYGKCTGEKTLNSPKHPVDIATELAAPVLGLYGAKDGSIPLEQVDTMRQALRAANAAAEIIVYPDAGHAFHADYRPSYHEESARDGWQRMLAWFQKNGVA; encoded by the coding sequence ATGAAGACTGATGAACAGACGACCTTCACACATCTTCCCCAAGGGCTATCCCCAGCGGTGGAACCGCAGACCTCCTCCATCATTACGACAGATTCTGTCGGTATCGTTGCCAGTGAAACCACCATTACTTCTCAGGGTGAGCAGCTACCCGCGTATATCGCCAGACCGGCAAACCACGACGGGCCGCTCCCTATCGTACTGGTAGTGCAGGAGATTTTCGGCGTTCATCAACACATTCAGGACGTTTGCCGCAGGCTGGCCAAGCAGGGCTACATGGCCATTGCGCCAGAGCTGTATTTTCGTCAGGGCGACCCCAGCCAATATGACAACATTCAGCGAATCCTGACCGAGTTGGTTTACAAGGTGCCTGATACGCAGGTGCTGTCCGATCTCGATCGCGCCGCCAACTGGGCGATTAAACAGGGTGGCGACGCCAGTAAGCTGGCGATAACGGGTTTCTGTTGGGGCGGACGCATCACCTGGTTGTACGCTGCACACAACCCACAGCTCAAGGCGGCCGTTGCCTGGTACGGCAAATGTACGGGTGAGAAAACGCTGAATAGCCCCAAGCATCCGGTGGATATCGCCACGGAATTAGCAGCCCCCGTGCTGGGATTGTACGGCGCGAAAGACGGGAGTATTCCGCTAGAACAAGTGGATACCATGCGGCAGGCGCTGCGTGCAGCCAACGCAGCGGCAGAAATCATCGTCTACCCCGATGCCGGGCATGCTTTCCATGCAGATTACCGCCCCAGCTATCATGAAGAATCCGCACGCGACGGCTGGCAGCGTATGCTGGCGTGGTTCCAGAAAAACGGCGTGGCGTAA
- the gpsA gene encoding NAD(P)H-dependent glycerol-3-phosphate dehydrogenase has translation MNASDASMTVIGAGSYGTALAITLARNGHRVVLWGHNPVHIQALQSARCNQAFLPDVPFPDSLQLETNLAQALAASRNVLVVVPSHVFGDVLRQLKPHLRADARIVWATKGLEAETGRLLQDVAREALGEAIPLAVVSGPTFAKELAAGMPTAIALASTDSEFADDLQQLLHCGKSFRVYSNPDFIGVQLGGAVKNVIAIGAGMSDGIGFGANARTALITRGLAEMTRLGAALGADPTTFMGMAGLGDLVLTCTDNQSRNRRFGMMLGQGMDVQSAQDSIGQVVEGYRNTKEVLALAQRYGVEMPITEQLWQVLYCGKDAREAALSLLGRTRKDETARL, from the coding sequence ATGAACGCGTCTGACGCTTCAATGACCGTTATCGGTGCCGGTTCGTACGGCACCGCGTTGGCCATTACGCTGGCGCGTAATGGCCATCGAGTCGTGCTGTGGGGTCACAACCCTGTGCACATTCAGGCGTTACAGTCCGCTCGCTGTAATCAGGCATTCCTGCCTGATGTGCCTTTCCCCGATTCGCTACAGCTGGAAACCAATCTGGCGCAGGCGCTTGCTGCCAGCAGAAACGTGCTGGTCGTTGTGCCGAGCCATGTGTTCGGTGATGTCTTGCGTCAATTGAAACCCCACTTGCGTGCCGATGCGCGTATTGTGTGGGCGACTAAAGGGCTGGAAGCGGAAACGGGACGCTTGTTGCAAGATGTTGCACGCGAAGCGTTGGGCGAAGCCATCCCGCTTGCGGTGGTATCCGGCCCGACATTTGCCAAAGAATTAGCGGCGGGTATGCCGACGGCGATTGCGCTGGCATCAACGGACAGTGAATTTGCTGACGACCTACAACAGCTGCTGCACTGTGGGAAGAGCTTCCGCGTTTACAGCAACCCCGATTTTATCGGCGTGCAGTTGGGCGGCGCGGTAAAAAACGTCATTGCTATCGGTGCCGGGATGTCTGACGGCATTGGGTTTGGTGCCAATGCACGTACCGCTCTGATCACCCGCGGGCTGGCAGAAATGACCCGTCTTGGCGCGGCGCTGGGTGCGGATCCCACCACCTTCATGGGGATGGCGGGGCTTGGCGATCTGGTGCTGACCTGTACTGATAATCAGTCCCGTAACCGGCGCTTCGGCATGATGCTGGGGCAGGGAATGGATGTACAGAGCGCGCAGGATAGCATTGGTCAGGTTGTTGAAGGGTACCGCAATACGAAAGAGGTGCTGGCATTAGCACAGCGCTACGGCGTTGAAATGCCGATTACTGAGCAACTCTGGCAGGTGCTGTATTGTGGGAAAGACGCCCGAGAGGCGGCGCTGAGCCTATTGGGGCGCACGCGTAAAGACGAAACCGCTAGGTTATAA
- the metE gene encoding 5-methyltetrahydropteroyltriglutamate--homocysteine S-methyltransferase translates to MAIVNHTLGFPRVGLRRELKKAQENYWAGNATQEALLTVGRELRARHWQQQKDAGVDLLPVGDFAWYDHVLTTSLLLGNVPARHQNEDGSVDLDTLFRIGRGRAPTGQPAAAAEMTKWFNTNYHYMVPEFTKGQQFKLTWTQLLDEVDEALALGHNVKPVLLGPVTYLWLGKVKGEQFDRLSLLQDILPVYQQVLAELAKRGIEWVQIDEPALALELPQEWLAAFKPAYDALQGQVKLLLTTYFDSVSQNLETIKTLPVQGLHIDLVHGKDDAATLSAQLPANWVLSLGVINGRNVWRADLSNWFERLQPLVGTRDLWLGSSCSLLHSPIDLSVEVRLDDEVKSWFAFAIQKCAELSLLSQALNSGNGQALEAYSAPIRARRTSTRVNNAAVTQRLAAITAQDSQRQNVYSVRADAQRERFNLPAWPTTTIGSFPQTTEIRGLRLDFKQGRLDGNNYRTGISEHIKQAVAEQERLGLDVLVHGEAERNDMVEYFGEHLDGFIFTQNGWVQSYGSRCVKPPVIIGDVSRPEAITVEWAKYAQSLTDKPMKGMLTGPVTILCWSFPREDVTRETIAKQIALALRDEVADLEAAGIGIIQIDEPALREGLPLHRSDWDAYLAWAVDAFRLNAAVAKDETQIHTHMCYCEFNDIMDSIAALDADVITIETSRSDMELLESFEEFEYPNEIGPGVYDIHSPNVPSVEWMEDLLKKAAQRIPAERLWVNPDCGLKTRGWPETRQALANMVQAAQRLRETQ, encoded by the coding sequence ATGGCGATTGTGAATCACACACTGGGTTTTCCGCGCGTTGGACTACGCCGTGAACTGAAAAAAGCGCAGGAAAACTACTGGGCAGGTAACGCGACACAGGAAGCGTTGCTGACCGTTGGACGTGAGCTGCGTGCGCGTCATTGGCAACAACAGAAGGATGCTGGCGTTGATCTGCTGCCAGTGGGTGATTTCGCCTGGTATGACCATGTGCTGACCACAAGTCTGCTGTTGGGTAACGTGCCTGCGCGCCATCAGAATGAAGATGGCTCGGTCGATCTGGATACGCTGTTCCGTATTGGCCGCGGACGCGCGCCAACCGGTCAACCTGCTGCTGCGGCAGAAATGACCAAGTGGTTTAACACTAACTATCACTACATGGTGCCGGAATTCACCAAAGGGCAACAGTTCAAGCTGACCTGGACACAGCTGCTGGATGAAGTCGATGAAGCGCTGGCGCTGGGCCATAACGTGAAGCCTGTGCTGTTAGGTCCGGTTACCTACCTGTGGTTGGGCAAAGTGAAGGGTGAGCAGTTTGACCGTCTGTCGCTGTTGCAGGACATTCTGCCCGTTTACCAACAGGTGTTGGCTGAGTTGGCGAAGCGCGGCATTGAGTGGGTGCAGATTGATGAACCTGCACTGGCGCTGGAACTGCCGCAAGAATGGCTGGCCGCGTTTAAACCGGCTTATGACGCACTGCAAGGTCAGGTGAAACTGCTGCTGACGACCTATTTCGATAGCGTTAGCCAGAATCTGGAAACGATCAAAACGCTGCCGGTTCAGGGTCTGCATATCGATCTGGTTCACGGTAAGGATGATGCCGCTACGCTGAGCGCCCAGCTGCCTGCTAACTGGGTTCTGTCTCTGGGGGTGATTAACGGCCGTAACGTCTGGCGCGCTGATCTGAGCAACTGGTTCGAGCGTCTGCAACCGCTGGTGGGAACGCGCGATCTGTGGCTGGGCAGCTCATGTTCACTGCTGCATAGCCCTATCGATCTGAGCGTGGAAGTCCGTCTGGATGATGAAGTGAAGAGCTGGTTTGCCTTTGCGATTCAGAAATGTGCGGAGCTGTCGCTGCTGTCTCAGGCACTGAACAGCGGCAACGGTCAGGCACTGGAAGCCTATAGCGCACCGATTCGTGCTCGCCGTACCTCAACGCGTGTGAATAACGCGGCCGTTACACAGCGTCTTGCTGCTATCACCGCACAGGACAGCCAGCGTCAGAATGTCTATTCGGTTCGTGCGGATGCCCAACGTGAGCGCTTTAATCTGCCAGCATGGCCGACGACGACGATTGGTTCTTTCCCGCAAACTACCGAAATTCGTGGCCTGCGCTTAGATTTCAAACAGGGTCGTTTGGATGGCAATAACTATCGCACTGGTATTTCCGAGCACATCAAGCAGGCCGTGGCTGAGCAAGAGCGCCTGGGGCTGGACGTACTGGTACACGGTGAAGCCGAGCGTAACGACATGGTGGAATACTTCGGTGAGCATCTGGATGGGTTTATCTTTACCCAGAACGGCTGGGTGCAGAGCTACGGTTCTCGCTGTGTGAAACCGCCTGTTATTATTGGTGATGTGAGCCGTCCAGAAGCGATCACCGTTGAGTGGGCGAAATACGCACAGTCTCTGACCGACAAGCCGATGAAAGGTATGCTGACGGGTCCGGTGACGATCCTGTGCTGGTCTTTCCCACGTGAAGACGTTACGCGTGAAACCATCGCCAAGCAGATTGCGCTGGCGCTGCGTGATGAAGTGGCAGATTTGGAAGCTGCGGGCATTGGTATCATCCAGATTGACGAACCGGCGCTGCGTGAAGGTCTGCCGCTGCACCGCTCTGACTGGGATGCTTATCTGGCCTGGGCAGTGGATGCCTTCCGTCTGAACGCCGCGGTGGCGAAAGATGAGACGCAAATCCATACCCACATGTGTTATTGCGAGTTCAACGACATCATGGATTCTATCGCCGCGCTGGATGCAGACGTGATCACGATTGAAACCTCGCGTTCCGATATGGAATTGCTGGAGTCGTTTGAAGAGTTCGAGTACCCGAATGAAATCGGTCCGGGCGTCTATGATATCCACTCCCCGAACGTACCGAGCGTGGAATGGATGGAAGACCTGCTGAAGAAAGCGGCGCAGCGTATCCCCGCTGAACGCCTGTGGGTGAACCCGGACTGCGGTCTGAAAACCCGTGGCTGGCCGGAAACGCGTCAGGCTCTGGCGAATATGGTTCAGGCAGCACAACGTCTGCGTGAAACCCAGTAA
- the cysE gene encoding serine O-acetyltransferase encodes MSTEELELVWTNIKAEARSLADCEPMLASFFHATLLKHENLGSALSYMLANKLANSIMPAIAIREVVEEAYRADPQMIVSAARDIQAVCLRDPAVDKYSTPLLYLKGFHALQAYRIGHWLWSQDRKALAVYFQNQISVSFGVDIHPAARIGCGIMLDHATGIVIGETAVVENDVSILQSVTLGGTGKTSGDRHPKIREGVMIGAGAKILGNIEVGCGAKIGAGSVVLQSVPPHTTAAGVPARIVGRPESDKPAMDMDQYFNGINRGFEYGDGI; translated from the coding sequence ATGTCGACAGAAGAACTGGAACTGGTCTGGACCAATATCAAGGCAGAAGCGCGCAGTCTCGCGGACTGTGAACCGATGCTGGCCAGCTTTTTTCATGCCACATTGCTAAAGCACGAGAATCTGGGCAGCGCGCTGAGCTATATGTTGGCGAATAAGTTAGCCAATTCGATTATGCCCGCGATTGCTATTCGTGAGGTGGTAGAGGAAGCCTATCGTGCCGATCCGCAGATGATCGTTTCTGCCGCGCGCGATATTCAGGCCGTCTGCCTACGTGACCCGGCGGTGGATAAATATTCTACGCCGCTGCTCTACCTGAAAGGGTTTCATGCATTACAGGCCTATCGTATTGGTCACTGGCTGTGGTCGCAGGATCGTAAAGCGCTGGCGGTCTATTTCCAGAACCAGATCTCGGTTTCTTTCGGTGTTGATATCCACCCAGCGGCGAGAATCGGCTGCGGGATCATGCTCGATCACGCAACGGGCATTGTAATCGGCGAAACTGCTGTTGTTGAAAACGACGTCTCTATTCTGCAATCCGTGACGCTGGGCGGTACGGGTAAAACGAGCGGCGATCGCCACCCTAAAATTCGTGAAGGCGTGATGATTGGCGCGGGTGCTAAAATTTTGGGGAATATTGAGGTTGGCTGTGGCGCGAAAATTGGCGCCGGTTCCGTTGTGCTGCAATCGGTTCCTCCACATACGACGGCGGCAGGGGTTCCGGCTCGTATCGTCGGTCGCCCGGAAAGCGATAAACCCGCGATGGATATGGATCAGTATTTCAACGGGATCAATCGCGGTTTCGAATATGGTGATGGTATCTAA
- the pagP gene encoding lipid IV(A) palmitoyltransferase PagP codes for MYLKRILVTLSLITLSVVPFLSYAAESINNAGANNTSSTANLAPVAVDSSESASDKQDESWWQRSKNNLSTTWNSPQSHDIYIPTITWHNRWTYDKEKTDKYNERPWGAGYGVSRLDKDGDWHGLYIMAFKDSYNKWEPIGGYGYEKRWRPISDQDFQLGLGFTAGFTMRDNWNYIPIPVLLPLASISYSKLSFQATYIPGTYNNGNVFFAWFRWQI; via the coding sequence ATGTATTTGAAGCGAATTTTAGTCACGTTAAGTTTGATTACACTATCCGTTGTCCCTTTTCTGAGTTACGCAGCAGAAAGCATAAATAATGCGGGGGCAAATAACACGAGTAGCACGGCAAATCTCGCACCTGTCGCGGTTGATTCCAGTGAGTCGGCGTCGGATAAGCAGGATGAAAGTTGGTGGCAGAGAAGTAAAAATAATCTGTCTACGACCTGGAATTCGCCGCAGAGCCACGATATTTATATCCCGACGATCACCTGGCATAACCGCTGGACGTACGATAAAGAAAAGACCGACAAATATAATGAAAGGCCGTGGGGCGCGGGCTATGGGGTTTCCCGTCTGGATAAGGATGGGGACTGGCACGGGCTTTATATCATGGCGTTCAAGGACTCCTATAACAAATGGGAGCCTATCGGTGGCTACGGTTATGAAAAGCGCTGGCGACCAATCAGCGATCAGGATTTTCAACTGGGGCTGGGTTTTACGGCGGGTTTCACTATGCGTGATAACTGGAACTATATTCCAATTCCCGTCTTATTACCTTTGGCATCAATAAGCTACAGCAAGCTCTCTTTCCAGGCGACTTACATTCCCGGAACCTACAACAACGGTAATGTTTTCTTTGCTTGGTTCAGATGGCAGATTTAA
- the metR gene encoding HTH-type transcriptional regulator MetR — protein MIEFKHLRTLQALRNTGSLAAAAAALHQTQSALSHQFSDLEQRLGFRLFVRKSQPLRFTPQGEILLQLAEQVLPQIQQALQSCHEPHQTTLRLAIECHSCIQWLTPALDEFHQHWPQVVMDFKSGVTFDPQPALQQGELDLVMTSDIMPRSGLHYSPLFDFEVRLVLAPDHPLAGKEKIEPEDFTAETLMIYPVQRQRLDVWRHFLQPAGVSPTLKSVDNTLLLIQMVAARMGIAALPHWVVESFERQGLIVTKSLGDSLWSRLYAAVRDGEQRQSVIDAFIRSARQHACEHLPFVKDASRPNAGVPTVRT, from the coding sequence ATGATCGAATTTAAACACCTGCGAACGCTGCAAGCACTGCGCAATACCGGATCGTTAGCCGCCGCTGCCGCTGCACTTCACCAAACTCAATCGGCGTTATCCCACCAGTTCAGCGATCTGGAACAGCGCCTTGGGTTCAGGTTATTCGTGCGTAAAAGCCAGCCGCTGCGCTTTACGCCTCAGGGAGAAATTCTGTTGCAGTTGGCAGAGCAGGTGTTACCGCAAATCCAGCAGGCGTTACAGTCGTGCCATGAACCGCACCAAACCACGCTGCGTCTGGCCATTGAGTGCCATAGCTGTATTCAATGGCTGACGCCTGCGCTAGACGAATTCCATCAGCACTGGCCGCAGGTGGTGATGGACTTTAAATCAGGCGTGACGTTCGACCCTCAGCCAGCACTTCAACAAGGCGAATTGGATCTGGTCATGACGTCCGACATCATGCCGCGCAGCGGTCTGCACTACTCGCCTTTGTTTGATTTTGAAGTCAGATTGGTGCTGGCTCCCGACCATCCGCTGGCAGGAAAAGAGAAAATCGAACCGGAGGATTTCACCGCCGAGACTCTGATGATCTACCCAGTACAGCGGCAGCGGCTGGACGTCTGGCGTCACTTTTTACAACCCGCAGGCGTCAGCCCTACGCTGAAAAGCGTGGACAATACGCTGCTGCTGATTCAGATGGTCGCCGCCCGCATGGGCATCGCTGCGCTACCGCACTGGGTGGTGGAAAGCTTCGAGCGTCAGGGACTGATTGTGACTAAATCGCTGGGTGACAGTCTGTGGAGCCGGTTGTACGCCGCCGTCCGTGATGGAGAGCAGCGCCAATCGGTGATTGATGCGTTTATTCGTTCGGCGCGTCAGCACGCTTGTGAGCACTTACCGTTTGTGAAGGACGCTTCACGACCCAACGCTGGTGTACCCACAGTGAGGACGTAA
- a CDS encoding methyl-accepting chemotaxis protein, with translation MSLANWRIGYRLGGGFAILILMLFTVSIFSLSKLSSFQDGASDIVKEVYPQTVDANDLIDNVNGHFVAYLQMMLVSGQDQRQEYVDRIMAYRKEISRLLDNLESNASGERVRKQVEVVRGFRAEFIKSGDKIISDALAGNNDVAVAEFNNTLNVIQRNYRDSVKQLVNYQDDAMNNSVETMAEVYNNTRMILLLILALGAVFGGLIAWAITRSVTHPIEQALQVADRVAQGDLTSRITVTSKDEAGLLLQSLDRMNTSLSSIVGQVRDGAETISTAASQIAAGNQDLSSRTEEQASSLEETAASMEQLASTIKNTAENTQQATDIANKATGAAKQSGEVMVSVTQKMRGIRDSSQRMAEIIGVIDSIAFQTNILALNAAVEAARAGEQGRGFAVVAGEVRSLAQRSATAAREIKDLIDDSVSKIREGMELVDTAEETMGGLTAHVKDVHGIISEISQASREQSDGINQMNLAIGQIDTTTQQNAALVEESASAAQSLQAQASVLAEAVSAFKLQSYGSGKTASYAPAPTRTLSLAPAAAKDKGNDGDWTTF, from the coding sequence ATGAGTTTAGCGAATTGGCGAATTGGCTATCGATTAGGAGGCGGGTTTGCCATCTTGATTCTGATGTTGTTTACCGTGAGTATTTTTTCTTTGTCTAAACTGTCCTCTTTTCAGGATGGTGCCAGTGATATCGTCAAAGAAGTTTATCCGCAAACGGTAGATGCGAATGATCTCATCGATAACGTGAATGGGCATTTTGTCGCTTATTTACAGATGATGCTGGTATCCGGTCAGGATCAGCGTCAGGAGTATGTCGATCGGATTATGGCGTACCGCAAGGAAATTAGTCGTCTGCTCGACAATCTGGAAAGTAATGCTTCAGGGGAGCGTGTCCGTAAACAGGTAGAGGTTGTCCGCGGGTTTCGTGCCGAGTTCATCAAGTCCGGCGATAAAATTATTAGTGATGCGCTGGCGGGCAATAACGATGTTGCCGTCGCGGAATTCAATAACACCCTGAACGTCATTCAGCGTAATTACCGTGACTCGGTGAAGCAGTTGGTGAATTACCAGGACGATGCGATGAATAACTCTGTCGAGACCATGGCCGAGGTGTACAACAATACTCGCATGATTTTGCTGCTTATTTTGGCGCTGGGTGCCGTGTTTGGGGGGCTGATTGCCTGGGCTATCACGCGTAGCGTAACTCACCCAATAGAGCAGGCTTTGCAAGTCGCAGACAGAGTGGCGCAGGGCGACCTGACCTCACGTATCACGGTGACCAGCAAGGATGAAGCCGGATTGCTGCTGCAATCGTTGGATCGCATGAACACCAGTCTGAGCTCGATTGTCGGTCAGGTGCGTGACGGGGCGGAAACGATCTCGACGGCGGCGTCGCAAATTGCCGCTGGTAATCAGGATTTATCATCGCGTACCGAAGAGCAGGCCAGCTCACTGGAAGAAACCGCAGCCTCAATGGAGCAGTTGGCATCCACCATTAAAAACACGGCGGAAAACACTCAACAGGCGACGGACATTGCCAATAAGGCGACCGGTGCGGCGAAGCAAAGCGGTGAGGTTATGGTTTCTGTGACGCAGAAAATGCGCGGCATTCGTGATTCATCCCAGCGTATGGCGGAGATCATCGGCGTGATTGACAGTATTGCGTTCCAGACCAACATTCTGGCGCTGAACGCTGCCGTTGAAGCCGCGCGTGCGGGTGAGCAAGGGCGTGGTTTTGCCGTGGTAGCGGGAGAAGTCCGTTCGCTGGCACAGCGCAGTGCGACTGCCGCACGGGAGATTAAGGACTTGATCGACGATTCCGTGAGCAAAATTCGTGAAGGCATGGAACTGGTTGATACCGCTGAAGAAACGATGGGCGGATTAACGGCTCACGTGAAGGACGTACACGGCATTATCAGCGAGATTTCGCAGGCCAGCCGTGAGCAGAGTGACGGGATTAACCAGATGAATCTGGCGATTGGACAGATTGATACCACGACCCAACAGAATGCGGCTCTGGTTGAAGAATCAGCCTCTGCGGCACAGTCTCTGCAAGCACAGGCCTCTGTTCTGGCGGAAGCGGTAAGCGCGTTTAAGTTGCAGTCATATGGCAGCGGCAAAACCGCGTCTTATGCACCCGCACCAACGCGTACGCTGTCTTTAGCGCCAGCGGCAGCGAAAGACAAGGGCAATGACGGCGACTGGACGACGTTCTAA
- a CDS encoding tyrosine-protein phosphatase: MTEPTLLHPSLLPLDGGINFRDLGGNRAADGRLIRHGKLFRSGSLDLLSQADCEHLAGVPISHVVDYRDADEIAQKPDVLWTGANYHAHPANPLRHEVTANLDSLGSDVLAAFDSRAFMLELYRRLPFNNSAYKQLVSLLLRPDEGGLVQHCAVGKDRTGIGSALVMFALGADEQTVMEDYLLTETTLTPFRQQLLTHLSATLNEKALGQFSYVLSVQEEFIVTALQAIYERHGSIDSWLEAEYGLDNRARNYLQDKYLA, encoded by the coding sequence ATGACCGAACCAACGTTGCTCCATCCTTCTTTATTACCGCTGGACGGCGGAATCAACTTCCGCGATTTAGGCGGTAACCGCGCTGCTGATGGGCGGCTTATCCGACACGGTAAACTTTTTCGCTCCGGCTCGCTGGATCTGCTGAGTCAGGCTGACTGTGAACACCTTGCGGGCGTGCCGATTTCCCACGTGGTGGACTATCGGGATGCTGATGAAATTGCGCAGAAGCCCGATGTCTTGTGGACGGGGGCTAATTATCACGCCCATCCGGCCAATCCATTACGTCATGAAGTGACGGCTAATCTGGATTCATTGGGATCCGATGTGCTGGCAGCCTTTGATTCCCGCGCATTCATGTTGGAGCTTTACCGCCGTCTGCCTTTCAATAATTCCGCCTATAAGCAGCTGGTATCGCTGCTATTGCGGCCGGATGAGGGCGGGCTGGTACAGCACTGCGCCGTGGGCAAAGATCGCACGGGTATCGGTTCGGCGCTGGTGATGTTTGCGTTGGGGGCAGATGAACAGACGGTGATGGAAGATTACCTGCTCACCGAGACGACACTGACGCCCTTCCGCCAGCAGCTACTGACACATCTGTCGGCAACGCTGAATGAGAAAGCGCTGGGACAATTCTCTTATGTGCTGTCGGTGCAGGAAGAGTTCATCGTGACGGCGTTGCAGGCCATTTACGAACGGCATGGCTCAATCGATAGCTGGCTTGAGGCGGAATACGGTCTGGATAATCGTGCGCGGAATTATTTGCAGGATAAATATCTGGCGTAA
- the udp gene encoding uridine phosphorylase gives MSTSDVFHLGLVKNDLQGATLAIVPGDPERVEKIARLMDNPVHLASHREFTSWRAELDGKAVIVCSTGIGGPSTSIAVEELAQLGIRTFLRVGTTGAIQSGINVGDVLVTTAAVRLDGASLHFAPMEFPAVADFGCTTALVEAAKASGAALHVGITASSDTFYPGQERYDTFSGRVVRRFRGSMEEWQSMGVLNYEMESATLLTMCASQGLKAGMIAGVIVNRTQQEIPDAATMKLAETTVIKVLLDATRSLLAAE, from the coding sequence ATGTCTACATCTGATGTGTTCCATCTTGGTCTGGTCAAGAACGATTTACAGGGCGCGACGCTGGCTATCGTCCCCGGCGATCCTGAGCGTGTTGAAAAAATTGCTCGTCTGATGGATAACCCGGTACATCTGGCATCACACCGTGAATTTACGTCTTGGCGTGCAGAGTTGGACGGCAAGGCAGTAATTGTTTGCTCGACCGGTATCGGTGGCCCGTCAACGTCAATCGCGGTAGAAGAATTGGCACAGCTCGGCATCCGGACTTTCCTGCGCGTCGGCACGACGGGGGCTATTCAGTCCGGCATCAACGTCGGTGATGTGCTAGTGACCACGGCAGCCGTTCGCCTTGACGGGGCGAGCCTGCACTTCGCGCCAATGGAATTCCCAGCCGTGGCTGATTTCGGCTGTACCACCGCGCTGGTGGAAGCGGCCAAGGCCTCGGGTGCGGCGTTGCACGTGGGCATTACGGCGTCTTCTGATACGTTCTACCCCGGTCAGGAACGCTACGATACCTTCTCTGGCCGCGTTGTCCGTCGCTTCCGCGGTTCGATGGAAGAGTGGCAGAGCATGGGCGTGCTGAACTATGAAATGGAATCCGCCACGCTGCTGACCATGTGCGCCAGCCAGGGGCTGAAAGCGGGCATGATCGCGGGCGTGATCGTGAACCGTACTCAGCAGGAAATCCCGGATGCGGCGACCATGAAACTGGCCGAAACCACCGTCATCAAGGTGTTGCTGGACGCGACCCGTAGTTTGTTAGCGGCTGAATAA
- a CDS encoding carboxylate/amino acid/amine transporter: MPLLTITTILWAFSFSLIGEYLAGQVDSWFSAMFRLTAAAVVFLPFLRLRGYAPRVIFLYLLVGACQLGIMYLFVFQAYLYLTVPEFLLFTVMTPLYVTLIYDLLARQRLRWGYVMSALLAVFGAAVIHYHGVSAHFWWGFLLVQAANVCFAAGQVGYKRLMELYPVPQHCAFSWFYLGAAIVTIAAWLLFGNLDKLPTTTLQWGVLVWLGIGASGLGYFMWNYGATQVDAGTLSIMNNFHVPAGLLVNFAIWHKTPDWLSFIVGTIIITSSLWVHQRWVVKRPSQTVSAHKRADAPNE, from the coding sequence GTGCCATTACTTACTATCACCACTATTTTGTGGGCATTTTCATTCAGCCTGATTGGCGAATATCTGGCGGGTCAGGTTGATAGCTGGTTTTCTGCCATGTTCCGTTTGACGGCCGCAGCCGTGGTGTTTTTGCCGTTCTTACGCCTGCGCGGCTATGCGCCACGCGTTATTTTCTTGTATCTGTTAGTGGGTGCTTGCCAACTGGGTATCATGTACCTGTTCGTGTTCCAGGCTTACCTGTACCTGACCGTACCTGAGTTTTTACTCTTTACGGTGATGACGCCGCTGTACGTGACGCTGATTTACGATCTGCTTGCCCGACAGCGCCTGCGCTGGGGTTACGTGATGAGCGCTCTGCTGGCGGTATTCGGGGCGGCGGTGATCCACTATCACGGCGTGAGTGCACATTTCTGGTGGGGATTCCTGCTGGTGCAGGCGGCGAACGTGTGTTTTGCCGCCGGTCAGGTGGGTTATAAGCGTTTGATGGAGCTCTATCCCGTGCCGCAGCACTGCGCGTTTTCCTGGTTTTATCTGGGGGCGGCGATTGTGACGATAGCTGCATGGCTGCTTTTCGGCAATCTGGATAAATTACCCACTACAACCTTGCAGTGGGGCGTGTTGGTCTGGTTGGGGATTGGCGCTTCTGGCCTGGGTTATTTTATGTGGAACTACGGCGCAACTCAGGTGGATGCCGGAACGCTTAGCATAATGAATAACTTTCACGTGCCGGCTGGTCTACTGGTCAACTTCGCTATCTGGCATAAAACGCCAGACTGGCTGAGCTTTATCGTGGGGACGATAATTATTACGTCCTCACTGTGGGTACACCAGCGTTGGGTCGTGAAGCGTCCTTCACAAACGGTAAGTGCTCACAAGCGTGCTGACGCGCCGAACGAATAA